The Candidatus Koribacter versatilis Ellin345 genome has a segment encoding these proteins:
- a CDS encoding NAD(P)-dependent alcohol dehydrogenase: MIPARGYAAPSATSPLSPFTFERRDPGPTDVVIEILYCGICHSDIHTVRNEWSSVMQTTYPCVPGHEIVGRVTKVGKDVKKFKEGDSVGVGCLVDSDRTCPNCQADEEQFCPHSVFTYNGPDKGNPGKPTYGGYANSIVVTEHFVLKISPKLDPAGAAPLLCAGITTYSPLRYWKVGKGMKVGVVGLGGLGHMGLKFAHAFGAHVVQFTTSPSKEAEAKRLGADEVVLSKDPDAMKKQMGTFDFILDTVSAEHDVQAEIGLLKRNGVLTLVGAPPKPMSILGFSLLFGRKTLAGSLIGGLKETQEMLDFCAEHGIVSDIEMTPIQKVNEAYERVLKSDVRYRFVIDMASLK, encoded by the coding sequence ATGATTCCTGCAAGAGGATATGCTGCCCCTTCCGCCACATCACCGTTGTCTCCTTTCACCTTTGAACGCCGCGATCCCGGCCCTACCGATGTCGTGATCGAGATCCTCTACTGCGGCATCTGCCACTCCGACATTCACACGGTTCGCAATGAGTGGAGCTCAGTGATGCAGACGACGTATCCATGTGTCCCCGGACATGAAATTGTGGGCCGGGTGACCAAGGTCGGCAAGGATGTGAAGAAGTTCAAGGAAGGCGACAGCGTTGGCGTTGGCTGCCTGGTCGATTCCGACCGGACCTGCCCCAACTGCCAGGCTGACGAAGAGCAATTCTGTCCGCACAGCGTATTCACTTACAACGGGCCCGACAAAGGCAATCCGGGAAAGCCGACGTATGGTGGCTACGCGAACAGCATCGTGGTGACCGAACATTTTGTTCTGAAGATTTCGCCGAAGCTGGATCCTGCGGGCGCTGCACCGCTGCTCTGTGCCGGGATCACGACCTACTCGCCGCTGCGGTACTGGAAAGTAGGCAAGGGAATGAAAGTCGGTGTCGTGGGTCTTGGCGGCCTCGGGCACATGGGTCTGAAATTCGCTCATGCTTTTGGCGCGCACGTGGTGCAGTTCACGACATCGCCGAGCAAGGAAGCCGAGGCGAAGAGACTTGGTGCCGACGAAGTGGTGCTATCGAAAGACCCGGATGCAATGAAGAAGCAGATGGGGACGTTCGATTTCATCCTCGATACCGTTTCCGCAGAGCACGACGTTCAGGCGGAGATTGGTCTTCTCAAGCGGAATGGCGTATTGACACTAGTAGGCGCTCCTCCGAAGCCCATGTCGATCCTGGGCTTCAGCCTGCTCTTCGGACGCAAAACGCTGGCGGGTTCGCTCATCGGCGGATTGAAAGAAACGCAGGAGATGCTGGATTTCTGCGCCGAGCATGGCATCGTTAGCGATATCGAGATGACGCCAATTCAGAAGGTCAACGAGGCGTATGAGCGCGTATTGAAGAGCGATGTTCGGTATCGGTTTGTGATTGATATGGCGTCGTTAAAGTAA
- a CDS encoding OsmC family protein, which yields MKEHTYEVSMKWTGNDGHGTSDYKAYRRDHIHSAAGKPDIPGSSDPHFRGDASRYNPEELLVSSLSSCHLLWYLHLCAVNGVVVVGYEDNATGVMQENADGSGQFLGVDLCPKVKITAGSDPGKAAALHDEAHHLCFIARSVKFPVHCHAIIEVVNAVAQ from the coding sequence GTGAAGGAACATACCTACGAAGTCAGCATGAAGTGGACGGGGAACGATGGTCACGGCACCAGCGATTACAAGGCCTACCGCCGCGACCACATCCACTCCGCTGCCGGTAAGCCGGACATTCCCGGCTCCAGCGACCCACACTTTCGCGGCGACGCCTCGCGCTATAACCCGGAGGAGTTGCTGGTGTCTTCGCTGTCGTCCTGTCACCTGCTCTGGTACTTGCATCTCTGCGCGGTAAATGGCGTCGTGGTGGTGGGGTATGAGGACAACGCTACCGGCGTAATGCAAGAAAACGCCGACGGCTCCGGCCAATTCCTGGGAGTTGACCTCTGCCCAAAGGTAAAAATCACTGCCGGCTCAGATCCCGGGAAAGCTGCGGCGCTTCACGATGAAGCCCATCACCTCTGCTTCATCGCGCGTTCCGTGAAGTTCCCTGTTCACTGCCACGCGATCATTGAAGTTGTAAACGCTGTCGCGCAATAG
- a CDS encoding ArsR/SmtB family transcription factor, whose protein sequence is MDARNSDLRAAAVAATIGEPARARMLYSLIDGRARTSTELAVLAEVSPSTASVHLKRLVEHELVKMQAQGKHRYFSLYGTEVAAALEALNVISGPRPQFAPNTPVGLRAARTCYDHIAGALGVALHDQFHRLGWLRGQRDYELTTEGRESLKKFGMDLESVCARRRRFAYACVDWSERRPHLAGALGAAVLELVEKKKWVQREPDGRALEVTRHGRSEFRKAFGLEVA, encoded by the coding sequence ATGGATGCGAGGAACTCAGACCTTCGGGCCGCAGCGGTGGCCGCCACCATCGGCGAACCGGCCCGCGCGCGCATGTTGTACTCGTTGATTGATGGCCGTGCTCGTACCAGCACAGAACTGGCGGTGCTCGCGGAAGTCAGCCCATCGACCGCGAGCGTACACCTTAAGCGCTTGGTGGAACACGAACTGGTAAAGATGCAAGCGCAGGGGAAGCACCGGTACTTCAGCTTGTATGGAACAGAGGTTGCGGCGGCGCTCGAAGCGCTGAACGTCATCAGTGGGCCGCGTCCGCAGTTTGCGCCGAATACGCCAGTCGGGTTACGGGCGGCGCGCACCTGTTACGACCACATTGCCGGAGCGCTTGGGGTCGCGCTCCACGACCAGTTCCATAGGCTGGGTTGGCTGCGGGGCCAGCGCGATTACGAACTCACTACGGAAGGTCGCGAATCCCTCAAGAAATTTGGCATGGACCTGGAATCTGTTTGCGCTCGACGGCGGCGCTTTGCTTACGCATGCGTGGATTGGAGCGAGCGGCGTCCGCACCTTGCAGGCGCGCTCGGAGCGGCGGTATTGGAACTAGTTGAGAAAAAGAAATGGGTGCAGCGCGAGCCGGATGGCCGGGCGCTGGAGGTCACGCGCCATGGCCGTTCGGAGTTCCGAAAAGCCTTCGGTCTTGAAGTCGCTTGA
- a CDS encoding NADP-dependent isocitrate dehydrogenase gives MSYNGLPLPTDGEKITFKDGRFAIPNNPIIPYIEGDGTGRDIWKASVRVFDAAVQKAYGGKRKVAWYEVFAGEKAKEKFNTWLPDDTVSAFRELRVGIKGPLTTPIGGGIRSLNVTLRQVLDLYSCVRPVKYYQGIPSPVKHPERMDIVIFRENTEDVYAGIEWKQGTDKAKKIIDFINKEMLAGTNKSIREDSGIGIKPISVTGTKRLVKMSIEHALKTGRKSVTLVHKGNIQKFTEGAFREWGYEVATQEFRAQCVTERESWILDNKDKNPNLSIEENAHMVEPGIDFAPDDFKQGVYAEVKQVLDAIYASHGDRRWKSMLMINDRIADSIFQQIVTRPEEYSVLATPNLNGDYISDACAAQVGGLGIAPGANIGREHAIFEATHGTAPKYADKDVINPGSVILSGVMMFDFLGWEEAARLIEDSMEQTIQKKTVTYDFERLMEGAKKVTTSGFANLIIGKMEHHGATDGNHHQHAAHE, from the coding sequence ATGTCTTATAACGGGCTCCCACTGCCTACTGACGGCGAAAAGATCACTTTCAAAGATGGCCGCTTCGCAATTCCTAACAATCCAATCATTCCTTACATCGAAGGCGATGGCACGGGCCGCGATATTTGGAAGGCTTCCGTTCGGGTCTTCGACGCCGCTGTGCAAAAGGCCTATGGCGGTAAGCGCAAAGTCGCATGGTACGAAGTGTTCGCCGGCGAGAAGGCAAAAGAGAAATTCAATACCTGGCTGCCCGACGACACCGTGAGTGCCTTCCGCGAGCTGCGGGTTGGCATCAAGGGGCCGTTGACTACGCCGATTGGCGGCGGAATCCGTTCCCTCAACGTCACGCTGCGGCAGGTGCTCGATCTGTATTCCTGCGTGCGTCCGGTGAAGTACTACCAGGGCATCCCTTCGCCGGTGAAGCATCCCGAGCGCATGGACATCGTGATTTTCCGCGAGAACACCGAAGACGTATACGCGGGCATCGAGTGGAAGCAGGGAACTGACAAAGCGAAGAAGATCATCGACTTCATCAACAAGGAAATGCTCGCAGGCACGAACAAGAGCATCCGCGAAGATAGCGGCATCGGTATTAAGCCGATCTCGGTCACGGGCACAAAGCGCCTGGTGAAGATGTCGATCGAGCACGCGCTGAAGACCGGACGGAAGTCAGTCACGTTGGTGCATAAAGGCAACATCCAGAAGTTCACCGAAGGCGCGTTCCGTGAGTGGGGCTACGAAGTGGCCACGCAGGAGTTCCGCGCGCAGTGCGTGACCGAACGCGAGAGCTGGATCCTCGACAACAAGGACAAGAATCCCAACCTCTCGATCGAAGAGAACGCGCACATGGTCGAACCCGGCATCGACTTCGCGCCCGACGATTTCAAGCAGGGCGTGTATGCGGAAGTGAAGCAGGTGCTGGACGCAATCTATGCCAGCCACGGCGATCGCCGCTGGAAGAGCATGCTGATGATCAATGACCGCATTGCGGACTCGATCTTCCAGCAGATCGTGACGCGTCCGGAAGAATACAGCGTGCTGGCAACACCGAACCTCAACGGCGATTACATCTCCGATGCCTGCGCAGCGCAGGTCGGCGGACTCGGCATCGCACCGGGTGCGAACATCGGGCGCGAACACGCGATCTTCGAAGCGACGCACGGCACAGCGCCGAAGTACGCCGATAAGGACGTCATCAACCCGGGCTCAGTCATTCTCTCGGGCGTGATGATGTTCGACTTCCTCGGTTGGGAAGAGGCGGCACGGCTCATCGAAGACTCGATGGAGCAGACAATTCAAAAGAAGACGGTGACCTACGACTTCGAGCGCCTGATGGAAGGCGCAAAGAAGGTGACCACCAGTGGCTTTGCCAACTTGATCATCGGCAAAATGGAACACCACGGCGCGACGGACGGAAACCATCATCAACACGCGGCACACGAGTAA
- the mdh gene encoding malate dehydrogenase translates to MRHKVTVVGSGNVGATAAHWIASKELADVVLIDIIEGVPQGKGLDLLEAMPIEKCDSHVLGTNDYADTANSDIVVITAGIPRKPGMSRDDLLNTNYKIMKDVVGKVLQYSPNCILIVVSNPLDAMAQTAFKLSGFSRNRVIGMAGVLDSARFRTFIAEELKVSVENVTAFVLGGHGDTMVPLARYSTVAGIPITELIEPTRLEQLIQRTRDGGAEIVKYLKTGSAFYAPSAAATEMVEAILKDKKKILPCAAYLEGEYGINGLYVGVPCKLGSKGIEQIVEIKLTADEQAALQKSADSVKELVGVIGV, encoded by the coding sequence ATGCGTCATAAAGTTACGGTAGTGGGATCGGGCAATGTGGGCGCCACGGCGGCGCACTGGATCGCCTCGAAGGAATTGGCCGACGTTGTGCTGATTGACATCATCGAGGGCGTGCCGCAGGGCAAGGGCCTCGACCTGCTGGAAGCGATGCCGATCGAGAAGTGCGATTCGCATGTCCTGGGCACCAATGATTACGCCGACACCGCGAATTCGGACATCGTGGTGATCACTGCTGGTATTCCGCGCAAGCCGGGCATGAGCCGCGATGACTTGCTCAACACGAATTACAAGATCATGAAGGACGTGGTCGGCAAGGTGCTTCAGTACTCGCCGAATTGCATCCTGATCGTCGTTTCGAACCCGCTGGACGCGATGGCACAGACCGCGTTCAAGCTCTCCGGCTTCTCGCGCAATCGCGTGATCGGCATGGCAGGCGTCCTCGATAGCGCCCGCTTCCGCACGTTCATCGCGGAAGAGCTGAAGGTCTCGGTGGAGAACGTGACGGCTTTCGTACTCGGCGGCCACGGCGACACCATGGTTCCTCTGGCGCGGTACTCGACCGTCGCGGGCATTCCGATCACCGAACTGATCGAGCCCACGCGCCTGGAGCAGTTGATCCAGCGTACCCGCGATGGCGGCGCCGAGATCGTGAAGTATCTGAAGACCGGCAGCGCATTCTATGCGCCTTCGGCGGCTGCGACGGAGATGGTGGAAGCGATCCTGAAGGACAAGAAGAAAATCCTGCCCTGCGCTGCGTATCTCGAAGGCGAGTACGGCATCAACGGACTGTACGTCGGCGTGCCATGCAAGCTGGGATCGAAAGGCATTGAGCAGATCGTGGAGATCAAGCTGACTGCCGACGAGCAGGCTGCGTTGCAGAAGAGCGCAGACTCAGTGAAGGAACTGGTCGGCGTCATCGGCGTTTAG
- a CDS encoding methyltransferase family protein, which produces MMHFDYGRLIGYAWETLLGVWLVSWFTAKRTVRAESSWQNWGRMFLMWAVFYFLYFSPPRSAFLHYRLVPQTDDWVIGGTVLTLAGIAFTIWARFALGRNWSAKVTIKREHELIVSGPYRIVRNPIYTGVFFALVGTSIALGQVRHFLVLPVLLASWISKIVTEQRLLTEQFGEQYVEYCRKVKAFIPYVV; this is translated from the coding sequence ATGATGCACTTTGACTATGGACGACTGATTGGATACGCGTGGGAGACATTGCTGGGGGTATGGCTTGTTTCCTGGTTCACCGCCAAGCGTACGGTGCGAGCGGAATCCTCGTGGCAGAACTGGGGACGCATGTTCCTGATGTGGGCGGTGTTCTACTTCCTGTATTTCTCGCCGCCGCGAAGCGCGTTCCTGCACTATCGTCTGGTTCCACAGACGGACGATTGGGTCATCGGCGGCACAGTGCTCACTTTGGCGGGAATCGCTTTCACCATTTGGGCCCGTTTTGCACTGGGCCGCAATTGGAGCGCAAAGGTAACGATTAAGCGAGAACATGAACTGATTGTCAGCGGCCCTTATCGCATCGTGCGAAACCCGATCTACACAGGAGTGTTCTTCGCGCTTGTGGGCACTTCGATTGCGCTGGGCCAGGTGAGGCACTTTCTCGTGCTGCCAGTTCTGCTTGCATCCTGGATCTCGAAGATCGTGACTGAACAGCGACTGCTGACGGAGCAGTTCGGCGAACAGTATGTGGAGTACTGCCGCAAGGTGAAGGCGTTTATTCCGTATGTTGTTTAG